A section of the Indicator indicator isolate 239-I01 chromosome 39, UM_Iind_1.1, whole genome shotgun sequence genome encodes:
- the KRT222 gene encoding keratin-like protein KRT222 — translation MEFVLAERWLGEAPTKRMDKDAEALKAARAELCEARRQWHHMQIEIESLHAVEKGLERSLRATEQQYHMQLQNLEGEIECLEKELLDVRRGIEKQLQEHEILLNTRMKLEEEIATYRSLLEQEENRFGCSVPAPKEDKKPTTSKITFVLPAYGAKEKQKGAGKVELLTKQAVLDGNVLKESAEAHGTVQTEKVDEVIKEWEGSFFKDNPRLRKKSVSLRFDLHLAATDEGCLHPKKKTLPDIEVRLVMRRSCSIPSIKP, via the exons ATGGAATTCGTCCTGGCCGAGCGCTGG CTAGGAGAAGCTCCCACTAAGAGAATGGACAAAGATGCAGAAGCTCTGAaggcagccagagcagaacTCTGTGAGGCCAGGCGGCAGTGGCACCACATGCAGATCGAGATCGAATCTCTCCACGCTGTG GAAAAGGGTCTGGAGCGCTCCCTGCGTGCCACGGAGCAGCAGTACCATATGCAGCTGCAGAACTTGGAAGGGGAGATTGAGTGCTTAGAGAAAGAGCTCCTGGACGTCAGGAGGGGCAttgagaagcagctgcaggagcatgAGATCCTGCTGAACACCAggatgaagctggaggaggagatagCCACCTACCGCAGCCTGCTGGAGCAAGAGGAGAACAG GTTTGGCTGCTCCGTCCCTGCCCCCAAGGAGGACAAGAAGCCAACCACCAGCAAGATCACctttgtgctgcctgcct ATGGtgcaaaggagaagcagaagggggCTGGGAAGGTGGAGCTGCTGACAAAACAAGCAGTGCTGGATGGAAATGTCTTGAAGGAAAGTGCTGAAGCTCATGGCACTGTACA GACAGAAAAAGTAGATGAGGTGATCAAGGAGTGGGAAGGGTCTTTCTTCAAGGACAACCCGCGGCTCAGGAAGAAGTCAGTGTCGCTGCGCTTCGACCTGCACCTGGCAGCCACGGACGAGGGCTGCTTGCACCCCAAGAAGAAAACTCTCCCTGACATCGAGGTCAGGCTGGTGATGAGGAGGTCTTGCAGCATCCCCTCCATCAAACCTTAA
- the LOC128978750 gene encoding keratin, type I cytoskeletal 12-like isoform X1, with the protein MALSVRISGGSRQSCSRSGLGGGSLRMATSGGGGGSLGGSGLGFGAGSGGGFGAASVLGSGSGFSSGFGSSAGGGFGSSAFGGGFGSSAFGGGFGGGLGAGYGGGLGSAYGGGFGSSSGAGFGGGFGPAGAGDGGLLSGSKKETMQNLNDRLAAYLDKVRSLEDANTELERKIREWYERNGPGTAMPGVGNDYSKFCPVIEDLRSRIITATIDNARVILQVDNARLAADDFRLKYENEVALHQSVEADINGLRRVLDELTLTRADLEMQIESLNEELAYLKKNHEEELQGIQSSTVGQVSVEMDAAPGTDLTKLLNDMRGQYEVIAEQNRREAEAWFNEKSGELKREISTNTEQLQSGKSEITDLKRTLQSLEIELQSQLAMKKSLEDTLAETEGGYCAQLQQMQLQIGNLESQLFQVRADTERQNAEYQQLLDIKSRLEMEIETYRRLLDGELLSSGQGVTFESSSLTGSKSQTQSLDSSQDPTKTRKIKTIVEEVVDGKVVSSQVKEVEEKI; encoded by the exons ATGGCCCTGTCTGTGCGCATCAGTGGGGGATCCAGGCAGTCCTGCTCTCGGAGTGGGCTTGGAGGGGGATCTCTGAGAATGGCCACgtctggggggggaggaggaagcctTGGTGGCAGTGGCCTTGGGTTTGGTGCTGGATCTGGTGGAGGCTTTGGTGCTGCTTCGGTGCTTGGCTCAGGCTCTGGCTTCAGCTCAGGGTtcggcagcagtgcagggggagGCTTTGGGAGCAGTGCCTTTGGGGGAGGCTTTGGGAGCAGTGCCTTTGGGGGAGGCTTTGGTGGTGGTTTAGGTGCTGGCTATGGAGGTGGCTTAGGAAGTGCTTATGGTGGGGGGTTTGGGAGCAGCTCAGGCGCTGGGTTTGGAGGTGGCTTTGgccctgctggtgctggggatgGAGGCCTCCTCTCTGGCTCCAAAAAAGAAACCATGCAGAACCTCAACGACCGCCTGGCTGCTTACCTGGACAAAGTCAGGTCCCTGGAGGACGCCAACACggagctggagaggaagatCCGGGAGTGGTATGAGAGGAACGGCCCTGGCACAGCCATGCCAGGGGTTGGGAATGACTACAGCAAATTCTGCCCTGTGATCGAGGACCTGCGCAGCAGG ATCATCACAGCCACCATCGACAATGCCAGAGTCATCCTGCAGGTGGACAacgccaggctggctgctgatgACTTCAGGCTGAA GTATGAGAACGAAGTGGCTCTGCACCAGAGCGTGGAAGCTGACATCAATGGACTGCGCAGGGTCCTGGATGAGCTGACCCTGACCAGAGCTGACCTGGAGATGCAGATTGAAAGCCTCAATGAGGAGCTGGCCTACCTCAAGAAGAACCATGAGGAG GAGCTTCAgggcatccaaagcagcacagttGGCCAAGTCAGTGTTGAGATGGATGCTGCTCCAGGGACCGACCTGACCAAGCTCCTGAACGACATGAGAGGGCAGTACGAAGTCATCGCCGAGCAGAACCGCAGGGAGGCTGAAGCGTGGTTCAACGAGAAG AGTGGGGAGCTGAAGAGGGAAATCTCCACCaacactgagcagctgcagtcAGGCAAGAGCGAGATCACAGACCTGAAACGGaccctgcagagcctggagaTTGAGCTGCAGTCCCAGCTGGCCATG AAAAAATCCCTGGAGGACACTTTGGCAGAAACAGAAGGAGGTTACTGTGCTCAGCTCCAACAAATGCAGCTCCAGATCGGGAACCTGGAGTCGCAGCTGTTCCAGGTGAGGGCTGACACGGAACGGCAGAACGCGGAgtaccagcagctgctggacatcAAAAGCCGCCTGGAGATGGAGATCGAGACCTACCGGCGCCTGCTGGACGGCGAACTGCT GAGCTCAGGACAGGGAGTTACGTTTGAAAGCTCATCCTTGACGGGGTCCAAGTCACAAACACAATCCCTGGACTCTTCTCAGG ATCCTACCAAAACCAGAAAGATCAAGACAATAGTTGAAGAGGTGGTAGATGGCAAAGTTGTTTCATCCCAAGTTAAGGAAGTGGAAGAGAAGATCTGA
- the LOC128978751 gene encoding keratin, type I cytoskeletal 20-like isoform X2, whose amino-acid sequence MAFSTRSIQLGTGPQHQSSAISVTSRKVSVQKGTAPSVYGGAGGSGTRISSSYGQGLGGSLQLSITGSDVLLAGTEKSTMQNLNDRLASYLERVRSLEKANSLLERQITEWHEKNTAGGRQDYSSYFKTIEELQSQISAAQLDNARLVLQIDNAKLAADDFRLKYENELLLRQSVESDINGLLRVRDDLTLTKADLESQIESMKEELIFLKKSHEEEITRLRKQVGGSVSVEVDAAPAADLASIMEKMRTQYEELAEKNRQEAKERFEKQTEELNQEVAINVEQLQVQRKEVTERRQIFQSLELELQSHFGMNRSLEGSLAEVEARYSYQLAQIQDTIGSLEAQLRQLRADMEAQSSQHSLLLDTKTRLELEITTYRRLLEGEDLGHIQVEVADMEKESSKIKKIKTIVEEVVDGKVVSSQVREIEEKV is encoded by the exons ATGGCCTTCTCCACCCGCAGCATCCAGCTGGGCACAGGCCCCCAGCACCAGTCCAGTGCCATCAGTGTGACCTCCAGGAAGGTGTCTGTGCAGAAGGGGACAGCTCCCAGTGTGTACGGCGGTGCGGGCGGCTCCGGCACTCGGATCTCCAGCAGCTATGGGCAGGGCTTGGGTGGCAGCCTCCAGCTCAGCATCACTGGCAGCgatgtgctgctggctggcactgAGAAATCCACCATGCAGAACCTGAACGACCGTTTGGCTTCCTACCTGGAGAGGGTTCGCTCCCTGGAGAAGGCAAACTCCCTGCTGGAGAGGCAGATCACGGAGTGGCACGAGAAGAACACTGCAGGGGGGAGGCAGGACTACAGCTCCTACTTCAAGACCATTGAGGAGCTCCAAAGCCAG AtcagtgctgcacagctggaCAATGCACGACTGGTCCTGCAGATCGACAATGCCAAGCTGGCTGCTGATGACTTCAGGCTGAA GTACGAGAATGAGCTCCTGCTCAGGCAGAGTGTGGAGAGCGACATCAACGGCCTGCTGCGGGTGCGAGACGACCTGACCCTCACCAAGGCTGACCTGGAGTCTCAGATTGAGAGCATGAAGGAGGAACTCATCTTCCTCAAGAAGAGCCACGAGGAG GAGATCACCAGGCTGCGCAAGCAGGTGGGAGGCTCGGTCAGTGTGGAGGTGGATGCTGCTCCAGCTGCGGACCTCGCAAGCATTATGGAGAAGATGAGGACACAGTATGAGGAGCTGGCAGAAAAGAACCGGCAGGAAGCCAAGGAACGCTTTGAGAAGCAG ACAGAAGAGCTGAACCAGGAGGTAGCCATCAAcgtggagcagctgcaggtccagaggaaagAGGTGACAGAGCGGAGGCAGATCTTCCAgagcctggagctggagctgcagtccCACTTTGGCATG AACAGGTCTCTGGAGGGCTCCCTGGCCGAGGTTGAGGCTCGTTACAGCTACCAGCTGGCCCAGATCCAGGACACCATCGGCAGCCTGGAGGCGCAGCTGCGGCAGCTGCGTGCGGACATGGAGGCgcagagcagccagcacagcctgctgctggacacCAAAACGCGCCTGGAGCTGGAGATCACCACATACCGCCGGCTGCTGGAGGGGGAGGACCTCGG CCACATCCAAGTGGAAGTAGCAGATATGGAGAAAG AGTCAAGTAAAATCAAGAAGATCAAGACAATTGTTGAAGAGGTGGTGGATGGCAAAGTTGTCTCCTCTCAGGTCAGAGAGATTGAAGAGAAGGTGTAA
- the LOC128978751 gene encoding keratin, type I cytoskeletal 20-like isoform X1, with amino-acid sequence MAFSTRSIQLGTGPQHQSSAISVTSRKVSVQKGTAPSVYGGAGGSGTRISSSYGQGLGGSLQLSITGSDVLLAGTEKSTMQNLNDRLASYLERVRSLEKANSLLERQITEWHEKNTAGGRQDYSSYFKTIEELQSQISAAQLDNARLVLQIDNAKLAADDFRLKYENELLLRQSVESDINGLLRVRDDLTLTKADLESQIESMKEELIFLKKSHEEEITRLRKQVGGSVSVEVDAAPAADLASIMEKMRTQYEELAEKNRQEAKERFEKQTEELNQEVAINVEQLQVQRKEVTERRQIFQSLELELQSHFGMNRSLEGSLAEVEARYSYQLAQIQDTIGSLEAQLRQLRADMEAQSSQHSLLLDTKTRLELEITTYRRLLEGEDLGFVLSLQSCSSGQGHCTSTLSSFALPESSKIKKIKTIVEEVVDGKVVSSQVREIEEKV; translated from the exons ATGGCCTTCTCCACCCGCAGCATCCAGCTGGGCACAGGCCCCCAGCACCAGTCCAGTGCCATCAGTGTGACCTCCAGGAAGGTGTCTGTGCAGAAGGGGACAGCTCCCAGTGTGTACGGCGGTGCGGGCGGCTCCGGCACTCGGATCTCCAGCAGCTATGGGCAGGGCTTGGGTGGCAGCCTCCAGCTCAGCATCACTGGCAGCgatgtgctgctggctggcactgAGAAATCCACCATGCAGAACCTGAACGACCGTTTGGCTTCCTACCTGGAGAGGGTTCGCTCCCTGGAGAAGGCAAACTCCCTGCTGGAGAGGCAGATCACGGAGTGGCACGAGAAGAACACTGCAGGGGGGAGGCAGGACTACAGCTCCTACTTCAAGACCATTGAGGAGCTCCAAAGCCAG AtcagtgctgcacagctggaCAATGCACGACTGGTCCTGCAGATCGACAATGCCAAGCTGGCTGCTGATGACTTCAGGCTGAA GTACGAGAATGAGCTCCTGCTCAGGCAGAGTGTGGAGAGCGACATCAACGGCCTGCTGCGGGTGCGAGACGACCTGACCCTCACCAAGGCTGACCTGGAGTCTCAGATTGAGAGCATGAAGGAGGAACTCATCTTCCTCAAGAAGAGCCACGAGGAG GAGATCACCAGGCTGCGCAAGCAGGTGGGAGGCTCGGTCAGTGTGGAGGTGGATGCTGCTCCAGCTGCGGACCTCGCAAGCATTATGGAGAAGATGAGGACACAGTATGAGGAGCTGGCAGAAAAGAACCGGCAGGAAGCCAAGGAACGCTTTGAGAAGCAG ACAGAAGAGCTGAACCAGGAGGTAGCCATCAAcgtggagcagctgcaggtccagaggaaagAGGTGACAGAGCGGAGGCAGATCTTCCAgagcctggagctggagctgcagtccCACTTTGGCATG AACAGGTCTCTGGAGGGCTCCCTGGCCGAGGTTGAGGCTCGTTACAGCTACCAGCTGGCCCAGATCCAGGACACCATCGGCAGCCTGGAGGCGCAGCTGCGGCAGCTGCGTGCGGACATGGAGGCgcagagcagccagcacagcctgctgctggacacCAAAACGCGCCTGGAGCTGGAGATCACCACATACCGCCGGCTGCTGGAGGGGGAGGACCTCGG GTTTGTGCTGTCTCTGCAGTCCTGTTCCTCTGGCCAGGGACACTGCACTTCAACTCTCTCTTCATTTGCTTTACCAGAGTCAAGTAAAATCAAGAAGATCAAGACAATTGTTGAAGAGGTGGTGGATGGCAAAGTTGTCTCCTCTCAGGTCAGAGAGATTGAAGAGAAGGTGTAA
- the LOC128978750 gene encoding keratin, type I cytoskeletal 12-like isoform X2 has translation MALSVRISGGSRQSCSRSGLGGGSLRMATSGGGGGSLGGSGLGFGAGSGGGFGAASVLGSGSGFSSGFGSSAGGGFGSSAFGGGFGSSAFGGGFGGGLGAGYGGGLGSAYGGGFGSSSGAGFGGGFGPAGAGDGGLLSGSKKETMQNLNDRLAAYLDKVRSLEDANTELERKIREWYERNGPGTAMPGVGNDYSKFCPVIEDLRSRIITATIDNARVILQVDNARLAADDFRLKYENEVALHQSVEADINGLRRVLDELTLTRADLEMQIESLNEELAYLKKNHEEELQGIQSSTVGQVSVEMDAAPGTDLTKLLNDMRGQYEVIAEQNRREAEAWFNEKSGELKREISTNTEQLQSGKSEITDLKRTLQSLEIELQSQLAMKKSLEDTLAETEGGYCAQLQQMQLQIGNLESQLFQVRADTERQNAEYQQLLDIKSRLEMEIETYRRLLDGELSGQGVTFESSSLTGSKSQTQSLDSSQDPTKTRKIKTIVEEVVDGKVVSSQVKEVEEKI, from the exons ATGGCCCTGTCTGTGCGCATCAGTGGGGGATCCAGGCAGTCCTGCTCTCGGAGTGGGCTTGGAGGGGGATCTCTGAGAATGGCCACgtctggggggggaggaggaagcctTGGTGGCAGTGGCCTTGGGTTTGGTGCTGGATCTGGTGGAGGCTTTGGTGCTGCTTCGGTGCTTGGCTCAGGCTCTGGCTTCAGCTCAGGGTtcggcagcagtgcagggggagGCTTTGGGAGCAGTGCCTTTGGGGGAGGCTTTGGGAGCAGTGCCTTTGGGGGAGGCTTTGGTGGTGGTTTAGGTGCTGGCTATGGAGGTGGCTTAGGAAGTGCTTATGGTGGGGGGTTTGGGAGCAGCTCAGGCGCTGGGTTTGGAGGTGGCTTTGgccctgctggtgctggggatgGAGGCCTCCTCTCTGGCTCCAAAAAAGAAACCATGCAGAACCTCAACGACCGCCTGGCTGCTTACCTGGACAAAGTCAGGTCCCTGGAGGACGCCAACACggagctggagaggaagatCCGGGAGTGGTATGAGAGGAACGGCCCTGGCACAGCCATGCCAGGGGTTGGGAATGACTACAGCAAATTCTGCCCTGTGATCGAGGACCTGCGCAGCAGG ATCATCACAGCCACCATCGACAATGCCAGAGTCATCCTGCAGGTGGACAacgccaggctggctgctgatgACTTCAGGCTGAA GTATGAGAACGAAGTGGCTCTGCACCAGAGCGTGGAAGCTGACATCAATGGACTGCGCAGGGTCCTGGATGAGCTGACCCTGACCAGAGCTGACCTGGAGATGCAGATTGAAAGCCTCAATGAGGAGCTGGCCTACCTCAAGAAGAACCATGAGGAG GAGCTTCAgggcatccaaagcagcacagttGGCCAAGTCAGTGTTGAGATGGATGCTGCTCCAGGGACCGACCTGACCAAGCTCCTGAACGACATGAGAGGGCAGTACGAAGTCATCGCCGAGCAGAACCGCAGGGAGGCTGAAGCGTGGTTCAACGAGAAG AGTGGGGAGCTGAAGAGGGAAATCTCCACCaacactgagcagctgcagtcAGGCAAGAGCGAGATCACAGACCTGAAACGGaccctgcagagcctggagaTTGAGCTGCAGTCCCAGCTGGCCATG AAAAAATCCCTGGAGGACACTTTGGCAGAAACAGAAGGAGGTTACTGTGCTCAGCTCCAACAAATGCAGCTCCAGATCGGGAACCTGGAGTCGCAGCTGTTCCAGGTGAGGGCTGACACGGAACGGCAGAACGCGGAgtaccagcagctgctggacatcAAAAGCCGCCTGGAGATGGAGATCGAGACCTACCGGCGCCTGCTGGACGGCGAACT CTCAGGACAGGGAGTTACGTTTGAAAGCTCATCCTTGACGGGGTCCAAGTCACAAACACAATCCCTGGACTCTTCTCAGG ATCCTACCAAAACCAGAAAGATCAAGACAATAGTTGAAGAGGTGGTAGATGGCAAAGTTGTTTCATCCCAAGTTAAGGAAGTGGAAGAGAAGATCTGA